A single Sporosarcina sp. FSL W8-0480 DNA region contains:
- a CDS encoding 5-bromo-4-chloroindolyl phosphate hydrolysis family protein yields the protein MKEVKQFFQRHLITAPISFGSWFTMTLAAGMNPLAATGLMIAIYLSGNFTIKQIQLSSNVKELGMSRSEYKHIKTQLNEAKTKINKLNGLYGQVRSVQAFKQVYEINNLAKRILTIVRKNPKKFYHVERFFYSHLDSAVELTSKYAILVNQPLKDQEIRVALQHTRETLNDVNRQLEQDLRGALATDIEQLQLELDYVDVTMKKNKPLLEMKGEMRNDRE from the coding sequence TTGAAAGAAGTCAAACAGTTTTTCCAAAGACACTTAATAACAGCGCCTATCAGTTTCGGCTCCTGGTTTACAATGACCTTGGCAGCAGGCATGAATCCTCTTGCTGCAACAGGCCTGATGATTGCAATTTACCTAAGCGGTAATTTCACGATTAAACAAATACAGCTATCCTCAAATGTTAAGGAACTTGGCATGTCAAGATCTGAATATAAACACATCAAGACCCAATTGAATGAAGCTAAAACGAAGATTAATAAACTGAATGGACTCTATGGTCAAGTCCGTTCTGTCCAAGCGTTCAAACAGGTTTACGAGATAAATAACTTAGCGAAAAGGATTCTCACCATAGTACGCAAAAACCCGAAAAAATTCTACCATGTAGAGAGATTTTTCTATTCCCATCTCGATTCTGCAGTCGAACTTACTTCAAAATACGCAATCCTTGTGAACCAACCTTTGAAAGATCAGGAAATCAGGGTTGCTCTCCAACATACAAGGGAAACACTAAATGATGTGAATAGACAGTTGGAGCAGGATTTAAGAGGTGCACTTGCTACTGATATCGAACAGCTTCAACTAGAATTGGATTATGTGGATGTTACAATGAAAAAGAATAAACCGTTGCTTGAGATGAAAGGAGAAATGCGTAATGACAGGGAATAA
- the msrA gene encoding peptide-methionine (S)-S-oxide reductase MsrA, with amino-acid sequence MTEKKLEKATFAGGCFWCMVKPFKEWEGIHDVVSGYMGGHVENPTYEDVKRGDSGHLEVVEITYDPSLFTYNELLDLYWPQIDPTDAGGQFHDRGHSYTTAIFYYTEEQKEAAELSKVKLEQSGRFSKPIVTDIRPAETFYRAEEYHQDYYLKEKAHYEEDRAKSGRDEFITENWK; translated from the coding sequence ATGACAGAGAAGAAATTAGAGAAGGCCACTTTTGCTGGAGGTTGTTTCTGGTGCATGGTTAAGCCGTTCAAAGAATGGGAAGGCATCCATGATGTTGTATCGGGTTATATGGGCGGCCATGTAGAAAATCCTACATACGAAGATGTTAAGCGTGGAGATTCTGGCCATTTGGAAGTTGTGGAAATCACATACGACCCTTCCCTGTTTACGTATAATGAATTGCTGGATTTATATTGGCCACAAATTGATCCTACAGATGCCGGCGGACAATTCCATGACCGTGGACATTCATACACGACAGCTATTTTCTACTATACCGAAGAACAAAAAGAGGCTGCGGAACTGTCGAAAGTCAAACTTGAACAAAGCGGTAGATTTAGCAAGCCAATTGTAACAGATATAAGGCCAGCGGAAACGTTCTACCGTGCTGAGGAATACCATCAGGACTACTATTTAAAAGAAAAGGCTCATTATGAAGAAGACCGTGCCAAATCTGGACGCGATGAATTCATAACTGAAAACTGGAAATGA
- a CDS encoding MFS transporter, with protein sequence MMKRQSKQKVILLISTIFVVSLNLRPAVTSIGPMLDIIRRDLILTNTQVSLLTALPVFCMGLFALLSPWLNRRIGLSNSMYLMLIIIGAATALRGVYSNYISLVFSAILIGIAIAVIGPLLSAMIKQNFPERATSVIGIYSFGMGVGSTLGAGLTAVFFSYTNSYSFSLAIWAVFAVVGIFFWKASQNVQRQVKQQDEMLKTEPKSPWRNKKAWLFLLFFGLQASAFFSIITWLVPIALDSGMSLVQASSLLSLVTIIQIVLNLFFPIIYERFPKRKLWLLFFLGMGLVAIGLMWTGVSLLLWISAFFMGVPLAGLFPIALLFPLDETVTADDTNAWTSMMQTGGFIMAGFLPMLIALIYDLTGDHHYTLMILFLLFIAMIFLTFLIGDREVKTVNK encoded by the coding sequence ATGATGAAGAGACAATCAAAACAAAAAGTTATTTTATTAATTTCCACCATTTTTGTCGTTTCCTTAAATCTGAGACCTGCAGTTACGTCAATCGGTCCGATGTTAGATATTATTAGGAGAGACCTGATATTGACGAATACACAAGTTAGTTTATTAACTGCATTGCCGGTGTTTTGCATGGGGCTGTTTGCTCTACTGTCCCCTTGGTTGAACCGTAGAATCGGCTTAAGTAATTCCATGTATTTGATGCTCATCATCATTGGGGCGGCAACTGCATTAAGAGGAGTTTATTCGAATTACATATCATTAGTTTTCTCTGCAATATTAATAGGGATTGCAATTGCCGTTATTGGTCCACTCCTTTCTGCTATGATTAAACAAAACTTTCCGGAACGCGCTACAAGTGTTATCGGCATCTACTCTTTCGGCATGGGGGTCGGTTCAACACTTGGTGCAGGGTTGACAGCGGTATTTTTCTCATATACCAATTCCTACTCATTTTCCCTTGCGATATGGGCTGTATTTGCAGTAGTAGGTATATTTTTTTGGAAGGCTTCCCAAAATGTACAAAGACAAGTGAAGCAACAAGATGAGATGTTGAAAACTGAACCTAAGTCGCCATGGCGTAATAAAAAAGCATGGCTGTTCCTATTGTTTTTCGGCCTTCAAGCCTCCGCATTTTTTTCTATTATTACTTGGCTCGTGCCAATTGCATTGGATTCTGGAATGTCACTTGTACAGGCAAGTTCACTATTAAGTCTTGTAACAATAATTCAAATTGTATTGAACCTCTTTTTTCCTATTATCTATGAACGTTTTCCAAAGAGGAAGCTATGGCTATTGTTTTTTTTAGGAATGGGTTTAGTTGCAATTGGTCTAATGTGGACGGGTGTAAGTTTATTACTTTGGATTAGTGCATTTTTCATGGGGGTGCCACTTGCAGGTTTATTTCCAATCGCCTTGCTATTTCCATTGGATGAAACTGTTACAGCAGATGATACAAATGCGTGGACATCAATGATGCAAACAGGGGGATTTATAATGGCTGGTTTTCTGCCAATGCTCATCGCCCTCATCTACGATTTAACTGGGGATCATCATTATACTTTAATGATATTATTCCTACTATTCATTGCCATGATTTTCTTAACATTTTTGATTGGTGATCGGGAAGTTAAAACAGTAAACAAATAA
- a CDS encoding cold-shock protein — protein MKQGTVKWFNSEKGFGFIEVEGEDDVFVHFSAIQGDGFKTLDEGQHVEFEVVEGNRGLQAANVVKL, from the coding sequence ATGAAACAAGGTACTGTAAAGTGGTTCAACTCTGAAAAAGGCTTCGGATTCATCGAAGTTGAAGGGGAAGACGATGTATTCGTACACTTCTCTGCTATTCAGGGAGACGGATTTAAAACTTTGGATGAAGGTCAACATGTTGAGTTCGAAGTTGTAGAAGGCAATCGTGGTCTTCAAGCTGCTAACGTAGTGAAACTATAA
- a CDS encoding AAA family ATPase, with translation MNSFIVAEQEQRQSRRYEKNEKLLIQEGGYISPIANLWEDILIGIILKKPILLKGPSGAGKTKLAQSISEFFQQPMHSVNCSVDLDAESLLGFKTIISKEGQTVIEFVEGPVVQAMKEGHILYIDEINMAKPETLPILHSVLDHRRMLTNPFTGEVIHAHKDFTVISAINEGYVGTSPMNEALKNRFVSFSIPYLAGVQLKEIIQKLFPKANPTLVDTVMNINEDLKKQVMNGLLSEEAASVRSLLDAMALAEHIPLRRAIQYSIAEKLDDKMEQKLVMELVDTWVK, from the coding sequence ATGAATTCATTTATAGTTGCTGAACAGGAACAACGACAATCACGTAGATATGAAAAGAATGAAAAGTTATTGATCCAAGAAGGCGGGTATATTTCACCTATAGCGAATCTATGGGAAGATATTTTGATTGGTATCATATTAAAAAAACCAATTCTGTTAAAAGGTCCATCCGGTGCAGGAAAAACAAAACTTGCACAAAGTATTTCTGAGTTTTTCCAACAGCCGATGCATAGTGTGAACTGCTCAGTAGACTTAGATGCGGAATCCCTATTAGGGTTTAAGACGATCATTTCGAAAGAAGGGCAAACTGTTATTGAATTTGTGGAAGGTCCGGTTGTCCAGGCGATGAAGGAAGGACACATCCTATATATCGATGAAATCAATATGGCAAAACCCGAAACATTACCTATTCTACATAGTGTATTGGATCATCGCCGTATGTTAACAAATCCGTTCACGGGGGAAGTAATACACGCACATAAGGATTTTACAGTTATCTCGGCAATAAATGAAGGATATGTAGGAACATCCCCGATGAACGAAGCATTGAAAAACCGTTTTGTTTCGTTCTCCATCCCATATCTTGCTGGTGTTCAGCTTAAAGAAATCATCCAAAAGCTGTTCCCTAAAGCAAATCCAACTTTGGTTGATACAGTAATGAATATTAATGAGGATTTAAAGAAACAAGTGATGAATGGTCTTCTATCGGAGGAGGCAGCTTCAGTAAGAAGTTTGTTGGATGCAATGGCTCTTGCGGAGCACATTCCATTAAGACGGGCAATACAGTATTCAATCGCGGAAAAACTTGACGACAAAATGGAACAGAAGCTTGTAATGGAATTAGTGGATACGTGGGTGAAATGA
- a CDS encoding DUF1033 family protein, with the protein MVYEIVYMKADYEPWWMFEDWESTIQSRRKFDTLTDAKLYLDELKKEFEAKYKYKEERDDCFFAYWSETERCFCDGCDEDLQIFHGLLALADGKPSRLS; encoded by the coding sequence ATGGTCTATGAAATTGTTTATATGAAAGCGGACTATGAGCCGTGGTGGATGTTCGAAGATTGGGAATCGACTATTCAGTCAAGAAGGAAATTTGATACGTTAACTGATGCAAAATTATACCTTGATGAATTAAAAAAAGAATTTGAAGCAAAATATAAGTATAAGGAAGAGAGAGATGATTGTTTTTTTGCATATTGGTCTGAAACAGAGCGTTGTTTCTGTGATGGATGCGATGAGGATCTCCAAATTTTTCACGGGCTCCTTGCACTGGCTGATGGCAAACCATCCAGATTGAGTTAG
- a CDS encoding toxic anion resistance protein, with protein MTGNNMTNNEVKTMDDLLDNPFDMNEPLLPKEMQTEQSKGQVAVKLMDRLTPEEQAKAKQLAEQIPVGNYEAIITYGANAQNELSRFSHKMLDHVQSKDIGPVGDVLSDLMSKLSEIDPEDLSEKKKSGLARLFKKATRSIQEMMTKYQKLSTQIDRIGVQLEHSKRGLLEDVQMLDNLYEQNKTYFQALNVYIAAAELKRDEIANVIIPEMQRKAELSNDQMAFQEVNDMGQFLDRLEKRLYDLQLSRQITIQSAPQIRMIQQTNQTLAEKIQSSIMTSIPLWKNQIAIALTLNRQRKAVESQKLVTKTTNDLLLKNSEMLKVNSIETAKENERGIIEIDTLKKTQENLIQTIEETLQIQADGRAKRKAAEVEIARMEEELKQRLLAVHEKTQSPQRPY; from the coding sequence ATGACAGGGAATAACATGACAAATAATGAGGTAAAGACCATGGATGACCTTTTGGACAATCCATTTGATATGAATGAACCTTTACTGCCTAAAGAAATGCAAACTGAACAAAGTAAAGGGCAGGTCGCAGTAAAACTGATGGATCGCTTAACTCCTGAAGAACAGGCTAAAGCGAAGCAGTTAGCTGAGCAGATTCCAGTCGGTAATTACGAAGCAATCATTACGTATGGAGCAAATGCTCAAAATGAGTTATCCCGATTTTCTCATAAAATGTTGGACCATGTACAAAGCAAAGATATCGGACCTGTTGGAGATGTGCTGAGTGACTTGATGAGCAAACTTTCGGAAATCGATCCAGAAGATTTATCCGAGAAGAAGAAATCAGGCTTAGCGCGCCTATTTAAGAAAGCGACGCGCTCCATTCAAGAGATGATGACGAAGTATCAAAAACTAAGCACACAAATCGATCGCATCGGTGTACAGCTTGAGCATTCGAAACGTGGATTGCTTGAAGATGTGCAAATGCTCGATAACTTATATGAACAAAACAAGACATATTTCCAAGCATTGAATGTCTATATTGCAGCGGCTGAGCTAAAACGTGATGAAATCGCGAATGTCATCATTCCAGAAATGCAAAGAAAAGCTGAACTTTCCAATGATCAGATGGCATTCCAGGAAGTGAATGACATGGGGCAATTCCTCGACCGTCTGGAAAAACGCTTGTATGATTTGCAACTATCAAGACAAATTACGATCCAAAGTGCTCCACAAATAAGAATGATTCAACAAACGAACCAGACGCTTGCTGAGAAGATTCAATCATCCATCATGACTTCCATTCCATTATGGAAAAACCAAATTGCTATTGCACTGACGTTAAATCGTCAGCGAAAAGCGGTGGAATCACAAAAATTGGTGACAAAAACAACAAACGACTTGCTATTGAAGAATTCAGAGATGCTAAAAGTGAACTCGATTGAAACGGCAAAAGAAAACGAACGTGGTATTATTGAAATCGATACGTTGAAAAAGACACAAGAGAATTTGATCCAAACAATCGAAGAAACGCTCCAGATTCAAGCGGATGGCCGTGCGAAGCGGAAAGCTGCTGAAGTTGAGATTGCTCGTATGGAAGAAGAATTGAAACAACGTCTTCTTGCAGTGCATGAAAAAACACAATCACCGCAGCGACCTTATTAA
- the odhB gene encoding 2-oxoglutarate dehydrogenase complex dihydrolipoyllysine-residue succinyltransferase, translating to MAEIRVPELAESITEGTIAKWLKQPGESVEKGEFIVELETDKVNVEVISEEAGVVQELLAAEGDTVEVGQVIAVVGEGSGAPAASAAPAAQEAKVEEAPKAAAAPAAAQTTEQTSSDRTIASPAARKLAREKGIDLSAVSPVDPMGRVRAQDVAAHGTAPSAPAAAPAAKPAAAPVQDGRETREKMTRRRQTIAKRLLEVRQSTAMLTTFNEIDMSAVMELRSRKKDEFYDKNDVRLGFMSFFTKAVVAALKKYPYVNSEIDGDEIILKHYYDVGIAVSTEGGLVVPIVRDADRKNFAEIEANIGELALKARDNKLTIADMSGGSFTITNGGVFGSLFSTPILNGTQVGILGMHTIQKRPVAVGDKVEIRPMMYVALSYDHRVIDGKDSVGFLKMVKELIENPEDLLLGS from the coding sequence GTGGCTGAAATAAGAGTACCAGAACTTGCAGAATCGATTACTGAAGGAACAATTGCAAAGTGGTTAAAACAACCTGGTGAAAGTGTTGAAAAGGGCGAATTCATCGTTGAATTAGAAACAGATAAAGTCAACGTCGAAGTAATTTCCGAAGAAGCTGGGGTAGTTCAAGAACTTCTTGCTGCTGAAGGCGACACAGTTGAAGTCGGTCAAGTTATTGCAGTAGTCGGGGAAGGTTCCGGGGCACCGGCAGCATCAGCTGCTCCTGCTGCACAAGAAGCAAAAGTGGAAGAAGCACCAAAAGCAGCTGCTGCACCTGCCGCTGCTCAAACAACTGAACAAACTTCCTCAGATCGTACAATCGCAAGCCCAGCAGCTAGAAAATTAGCTCGCGAAAAAGGAATCGACCTGTCCGCGGTATCACCGGTTGACCCAATGGGTAGAGTTCGTGCACAAGACGTTGCAGCACATGGTACGGCTCCATCAGCACCAGCTGCTGCACCTGCCGCAAAACCGGCAGCAGCACCTGTTCAAGACGGACGTGAAACACGTGAAAAAATGACACGTCGTCGCCAAACGATTGCAAAACGTTTACTTGAAGTAAGACAGTCTACAGCAATGTTGACGACTTTCAATGAAATCGATATGTCTGCAGTTATGGAACTTCGTTCACGCAAAAAAGATGAATTCTATGACAAGAATGATGTACGTCTTGGTTTCATGTCATTCTTCACAAAAGCAGTTGTTGCAGCACTTAAAAAATACCCATACGTCAACTCTGAAATCGATGGCGATGAAATCATCTTGAAGCACTATTATGATGTAGGTATTGCAGTCTCTACTGAAGGCGGTCTTGTTGTTCCGATCGTACGCGATGCAGATCGTAAAAACTTTGCGGAAATCGAAGCTAACATTGGTGAATTGGCGTTAAAAGCAAGAGACAATAAATTGACGATTGCTGATATGTCAGGTGGATCATTCACTATCACAAATGGTGGCGTATTCGGTTCCCTATTCTCTACACCAATCCTTAACGGTACACAAGTTGGTATTCTTGGAATGCATACAATCCAAAAACGCCCAGTTGCTGTTGGTGATAAAGTTGAGATTCGTCCAATGATGTACGTCGCATTGTCATACGACCACCGCGTCATCGATGGAAAAGATTCCGTTGGCTTCTTGAAAATGGTTAAAGAACTAATCGAAAACCCTGAAGATTTACTTCTTGGATCTTAA
- a CDS encoding DUF6501 family protein: MSFKDWTTAPTIRKVVCKHANAEKYVVTNVLTPGKEYDVKNETEEFIFIVDNSGKVGGYYKTYFE, encoded by the coding sequence ATGTCATTTAAAGATTGGACTACTGCTCCAACAATCCGCAAAGTTGTCTGTAAGCACGCCAATGCTGAAAAATATGTTGTCACGAATGTCCTAACCCCTGGTAAGGAATATGACGTAAAAAATGAAACAGAAGAGTTCATTTTCATCGTAGATAATTCAGGCAAAGTCGGCGGCTATTATAAAACGTATTTCGAATGA
- a CDS encoding ATP-binding cassette domain-containing protein, translating into MIAVSNVSLQFGDRKLFEDVNIQFNPGHCYGLIGANGAGKSTFLKILSGEIEPQTGNVIMNKDERLAVLKQNHFEYEENEVLDTVIMGHKRLYDIMTEKNAIYMKEDFSDEDGMRAAELEGEFGELNGWEAESEAAILLQGLGIPESLHHVKMAELTGSDKVKVLLAQALFGKPDVLLLDEPTNHLDLKAIQWLEEFLINFDNTVIVVSHDRHFLNKVCTQIADLDFSKIQLYPGNYDFWYESSQLALKMAQDQNKKKEEKIKELQAFVARFSANASKSKQATSRKKALEKIELDDIRPSSRRYPFVNFQIGREIGNDVLSVQGLSKSQDGKVLLKDATFTMGKEDKIILLGNPLAKTALLEILAEESQPDEGSFKWGITTSRAYFPLDNSEYFEGNEASLVEWLRQYSPEDQTETFLRGFLGRMLFSGEEVKKKPSVLSGGEKVRCMLSKMMLTNANVLLLDEPMNHLDLESIQALNNGLIAFKGAMLFTSHDQQFIQTVANRIIEIREDGTIFDKMMQYDEYLEWKEQQAVSN; encoded by the coding sequence ATGATAGCAGTCAGTAATGTAAGTCTTCAATTCGGTGACCGTAAACTGTTTGAAGATGTAAATATACAGTTTAACCCGGGTCATTGCTATGGTCTAATCGGTGCAAACGGTGCTGGAAAATCGACATTCCTTAAAATATTGTCTGGTGAAATCGAACCGCAAACCGGAAATGTCATCATGAACAAAGATGAGCGCCTCGCTGTCCTGAAACAGAACCACTTCGAATACGAAGAAAATGAAGTGCTCGATACGGTCATCATGGGTCATAAACGTCTATATGATATCATGACCGAAAAAAATGCAATTTACATGAAAGAGGATTTCTCTGATGAGGATGGCATGCGTGCAGCTGAACTTGAAGGTGAATTCGGCGAATTGAACGGATGGGAAGCTGAGTCAGAAGCGGCAATCTTGCTACAAGGGCTCGGTATACCTGAATCCCTTCACCATGTGAAAATGGCGGAGCTTACAGGTTCAGATAAGGTGAAAGTTCTTCTTGCGCAAGCGCTATTCGGAAAACCTGACGTCTTGCTACTTGACGAGCCTACGAACCACTTGGACTTAAAAGCGATTCAATGGCTTGAAGAGTTCCTTATTAACTTCGATAACACTGTTATCGTTGTTTCGCATGATCGGCACTTCTTGAATAAGGTATGTACTCAAATTGCGGATCTTGATTTCTCTAAAATCCAACTTTACCCTGGAAACTATGATTTCTGGTATGAATCCAGCCAATTAGCATTAAAAATGGCTCAAGATCAAAACAAGAAAAAAGAAGAAAAAATCAAAGAATTACAAGCCTTCGTTGCACGTTTCAGCGCGAATGCATCAAAGTCCAAACAAGCGACATCAAGGAAAAAAGCTCTTGAAAAAATCGAATTGGATGACATTCGACCTTCTTCCCGTCGTTATCCATTCGTAAACTTCCAAATCGGGCGTGAAATCGGTAATGATGTATTATCGGTTCAAGGTCTTTCAAAATCACAAGACGGAAAAGTGTTGCTCAAAGACGCGACATTTACGATGGGGAAAGAAGATAAAATAATTCTTCTTGGAAATCCTTTAGCAAAAACAGCACTTTTAGAAATTCTTGCAGAAGAATCCCAACCTGATGAAGGATCATTTAAATGGGGAATTACCACATCGCGTGCCTACTTCCCTCTTGATAACAGCGAGTATTTTGAAGGCAACGAAGCATCATTAGTTGAGTGGCTTCGTCAATATTCTCCGGAAGATCAGACCGAAACATTTTTACGCGGTTTCCTTGGTCGTATGCTCTTCTCAGGTGAAGAAGTTAAGAAGAAACCATCTGTCCTTTCTGGTGGAGAAAAAGTTCGCTGCATGCTATCGAAGATGATGTTGACAAATGCGAACGTTCTATTGTTAGATGAACCGATGAACCACTTGGATTTGGAATCTATCCAAGCACTTAATAATGGATTGATCGCATTCAAAGGTGCAATGCTATTTACATCACATGACCAACAATTCATCCAAACTGTTGCAAACAGAATCATTGAAATCCGTGAAGACGGTACAATTTTCGACAAAATGATGCAATATGATGAATACTTGGAGTGGAAAGAACAACAAGCAGTGTCAAATTAA